A genomic region of Procambarus clarkii isolate CNS0578487 chromosome 88, FALCON_Pclarkii_2.0, whole genome shotgun sequence contains the following coding sequences:
- the LOC123745754 gene encoding ankyrin repeat domain-containing protein 29 isoform X2: MRRAMGEGCVLQDGTTPLILAAANGHVALVKELLEQGAESNATRHTGTGALFFAAQGGFLDIVILLLEQGCKINQASKDGGTALIVAAQCGHMDVVTELLRRGADPHSAMKDKATAVFVAAQNGHTSVVRTLLAAGAKANVRRVDGASPLWIASQMGHQGVVRLLLGHGVNPDVTRHDGATPLFKAAHKGHVEVVHEILPFKPCLGLLKNGESALHAAALYGHLQVLRVLVQAGADPGLKNDQGLTPIQIAAQARHYEAVQLLKEALTKRKEMGQITPKTSPGPRSPRLVQSMSGNVVSSGVQSQSSSRGSSRNSSLGTIVETSPVLPRSVSSPSNSKPAQYVSCELSNMVDGGARPRATLATGSCTSVSGRTPSSSNPSPSPSISSEPPQSMIAALQKAPRHASHSDVSSVKNIFRRTLASFRRSSIVKRNDKPPEP, encoded by the exons ATGAGGAGAGCGATGGGTGAAGGCTGTGTCTTGCAGGACGGGACGACGCCTCTCATCCTGGCGGCCGCCAACGGTCACGTGGCGCTGGTCAAGGAGCTCCTCGAGCAAGGTGCAGAGTCCAACGCTACCAGACAC ACTGGGACGGGTGCCCTGTTCTTTGCTGCGCAGGGTGGCTTCCTTGACATCGTTATACTGCTGCTGGAGCAAGGGTGCAAGATCAACCAAGCATCCAAG GATGGAGGTACAGCATTGATTGTGGCAGCGCAGTGTGGTCATATGGATGTGGTGACGGAGTTGCTGCGCCGTGGAGCCGACCCTCACAGTGCTATGAAGGACAAAGCCACTGCTGTGTTCGTTGCTGCACAGAATGGTCATACTAGTGTAGTGAGGACGCTGCTAGCTGCAGGTGCTAAG GCCAACGTGAGGCGCGTGGATGGTGCCAGTCCACTGTGGATTGCTTCACAGATGGGCCACCAGGGGGTTGTCCGGCTCCTGCTCGGCCATGGTGTCAACCCTGATGTCACCAGACAT GATGGGGCAACGCCACTATTCAAAGCAGCCCACAAGGGTCACGTAGAAGTTGTACATGAGATTCTTCCCTTCAAGCCTTGTCTAGGACTTCTTAAG AATGGAGAGTCGGCATTGCATGCAGCAGCCTTATATGGCCATCTCCAGGTGCTGCGAGTGCTGGTGCAAGCAGGTGCTGATCCAGGCCTTAAAAATGATCAAGGACTAACGCCAATCCAAATTGCTGCTCAGGCTCGTCACTATGAAGCCGTCCAGCTACTAAAGGAAGCACTGACCAAGAGAAAAGAGATGGGGCAGATTACGCCAAAGACTTCACCAGGGCCACGCTCCCCTCGCTTAGTGCAAAGTATGTCTGGTAATGTGGTTAGTTCAGGGGtgcagagccaaagtagcagtcGAGGCTCATCCAGGAACAGTTCCTTGGGCACAATAGTGGAAACTAGCCCAGTGTTGCCCCGCTCTGTTAGCTCACCTAGTAATTCGAAACCTGCTCAATATGTATCATGTGAGCTGAGTAACATGGTAGATGGTGGAGCACGTCCCAGAGCAACTCTGGCCACTGGATCCTGCACATCAGTCAGTGGACGGACCCCTTCTTCCTCCAACCCTTCACCCTCTCCAAGCATCTCGAGTGAACCGCCGCAGTCTATGATAGCCGCTTTGCAGAAGGCACCCCGTCATGCATCTCATTCAGATGTTAGCAGTGTAAAAAATATTTTCCGTAGAACACTTGCATCATTTAGGCGATCTAGTATAGTGAAAAGAAATGACAAGCCGCCCGAACCATGA
- the LOC123745754 gene encoding ankyrin repeat domain-containing protein 29 isoform X1 produces MSLRVCTRLDQRLHAAAVKGEVEEAVRVLDTGRVHVDCADRDGTTPLILAAANGHVALVKELLEQGAESNATRHTGTGALFFAAQGGFLDIVILLLEQGCKINQASKDGGTALIVAAQCGHMDVVTELLRRGADPHSAMKDKATAVFVAAQNGHTSVVRTLLAAGAKANVRRVDGASPLWIASQMGHQGVVRLLLGHGVNPDVTRHDGATPLFKAAHKGHVEVVHEILPFKPCLGLLKNGESALHAAALYGHLQVLRVLVQAGADPGLKNDQGLTPIQIAAQARHYEAVQLLKEALTKRKEMGQITPKTSPGPRSPRLVQSMSGNVVSSGVQSQSSSRGSSRNSSLGTIVETSPVLPRSVSSPSNSKPAQYVSCELSNMVDGGARPRATLATGSCTSVSGRTPSSSNPSPSPSISSEPPQSMIAALQKAPRHASHSDVSSVKNIFRRTLASFRRSSIVKRNDKPPEP; encoded by the exons GTATGCACGAGGTTGGACCAGCGGCTGCACGCGGCGGCTGTCAAGGGCGAGGTGGAGGAGGCGGTGCGGGTCCTGGACACGGGTCGAGTCCACGTCGACTGTGCTGACAGG GACGGGACGACGCCTCTCATCCTGGCGGCCGCCAACGGTCACGTGGCGCTGGTCAAGGAGCTCCTCGAGCAAGGTGCAGAGTCCAACGCTACCAGACAC ACTGGGACGGGTGCCCTGTTCTTTGCTGCGCAGGGTGGCTTCCTTGACATCGTTATACTGCTGCTGGAGCAAGGGTGCAAGATCAACCAAGCATCCAAG GATGGAGGTACAGCATTGATTGTGGCAGCGCAGTGTGGTCATATGGATGTGGTGACGGAGTTGCTGCGCCGTGGAGCCGACCCTCACAGTGCTATGAAGGACAAAGCCACTGCTGTGTTCGTTGCTGCACAGAATGGTCATACTAGTGTAGTGAGGACGCTGCTAGCTGCAGGTGCTAAG GCCAACGTGAGGCGCGTGGATGGTGCCAGTCCACTGTGGATTGCTTCACAGATGGGCCACCAGGGGGTTGTCCGGCTCCTGCTCGGCCATGGTGTCAACCCTGATGTCACCAGACAT GATGGGGCAACGCCACTATTCAAAGCAGCCCACAAGGGTCACGTAGAAGTTGTACATGAGATTCTTCCCTTCAAGCCTTGTCTAGGACTTCTTAAG AATGGAGAGTCGGCATTGCATGCAGCAGCCTTATATGGCCATCTCCAGGTGCTGCGAGTGCTGGTGCAAGCAGGTGCTGATCCAGGCCTTAAAAATGATCAAGGACTAACGCCAATCCAAATTGCTGCTCAGGCTCGTCACTATGAAGCCGTCCAGCTACTAAAGGAAGCACTGACCAAGAGAAAAGAGATGGGGCAGATTACGCCAAAGACTTCACCAGGGCCACGCTCCCCTCGCTTAGTGCAAAGTATGTCTGGTAATGTGGTTAGTTCAGGGGtgcagagccaaagtagcagtcGAGGCTCATCCAGGAACAGTTCCTTGGGCACAATAGTGGAAACTAGCCCAGTGTTGCCCCGCTCTGTTAGCTCACCTAGTAATTCGAAACCTGCTCAATATGTATCATGTGAGCTGAGTAACATGGTAGATGGTGGAGCACGTCCCAGAGCAACTCTGGCCACTGGATCCTGCACATCAGTCAGTGGACGGACCCCTTCTTCCTCCAACCCTTCACCCTCTCCAAGCATCTCGAGTGAACCGCCGCAGTCTATGATAGCCGCTTTGCAGAAGGCACCCCGTCATGCATCTCATTCAGATGTTAGCAGTGTAAAAAATATTTTCCGTAGAACACTTGCATCATTTAGGCGATCTAGTATAGTGAAAAGAAATGACAAGCCGCCCGAACCATGA